From Saccharomycodes ludwigii strain NBRC 1722 chromosome IV, whole genome shotgun sequence, one genomic window encodes:
- the HPT1 gene encoding hypoxanthine phosphoribosyltransferase (similar to Saccharomyces cerevisiae YDR399W | HPT1 | Hypoxanthine guanine PhosphoribosylTransferase), with translation MSTANSSTTDNTQDDKQYISYNNVHQLCQVSAERIKKFKPDIIIAIGGGGFIPARILRTFLKEPGIPTIRIFAIILSLYEDLNSVGSNAEHLGVQVKRIQWIDYEQCKLSLLGKKILIVDEVDDTRTTLCYALQELEKDVREQSLEKGIKYEESGTKFGIFVLHDKLKPKKAELPDYILKGENRYICAKQVPNKWYAYPWESTDIVYHTRMAMKQGNDVFLPEGEYERVNSKTSSQ, from the coding sequence ATGAGTACCGCTAACTCTTCTACAACTGATAATACTCAAGACGATAAACAATATATCTCGTACAATAACGTACATCAATTGTGTCAGGTTTCTGCCGAACGTATCAAGAAATTTAAACCAGATATTATAATCGCTATTGGAGGTGGTGGTTTCATTCCAGCCAGAATACTAagaacttttttaaaagaaccGGGTATTCCAACAATTAGGATTTTTGCTATTATCTTATCTTTATATGAAGATCTGAACTCTGTAGGTTCTAACGCCGAACATCTGGGTGTACAAGTTAAAAGAATACAATGGATAGATTATGAGCAATGTAAATTAAGTTTATTGGGTAAAAAAATCTTAATAGTTGATGAGGTTGATGATACAAGAACAACTTTATGTTATGCTTTGCAAGAACTAGAAAAAGATGTTCGGGAACAAAGTTTAGAAAAGGGTATCAAATATGAGGAAAGCGGCACTAAATTTGGTATTTTCGTTTTACATGACAAGTTAAAACCTAAAAAGGCTGAATTACCTGACTATATATTGAAAGGTGAAAATAGGTATATTTGTGCTAAACAAGTTCCCAATAAATGGTATGCTTATCCATGGGAATCTACAGACATTGTTTATCATACTAGAATGGCTATGAAGCAAGGTAACGATGTTTTTTTACCAGAAGGAGAATATGAAAGAGTAAATTCTAAGACTAGCtctcaataa
- the URH1 gene encoding trifunctional uridine nucleosidase/nicotinamide riboside hydrolase/nicotinic acid riboside hydrolase (similar to Saccharomyces cerevisiae YDR400W | URH1 | URidine Hydrolase) has product MTNSSLPAIPIWLDCDPGHDDAVAILMACKLPQFKLVGISASYGNSTPLNTLKNTISILQSLNEKMCTYQDITSNDNNTTSNSAIPIYKGAQEPLVKQDTGDYTDFDYEKDSYTAPEIHGDSGLDGTTLLPKPDETFLNKLVPSTNSTANYFDFIKGLENALLQYPNELVYVSTASLTSLATFCLTKPHLKKNFKYISAMGGSFYNIGNRNPKNTAEFNIYIDPHAANCIFQDPILQGKIFLAPLNLTHKAIATEEVMEKIKDYHGTTVITSSKSNSMVRKMFYELFLFFKTTYSKAQGAQFIKGPPVHDPLTLMPLLQFINNDKKVDFKYKVLDIFVIEDEKNKDYGRTLAVKEHKSTEITSLGSNISKGIIVGFDMNIDYFWDKVHESLELA; this is encoded by the coding sequence ATGACCAATTCTTCATTACCTGCTATCCCTATTTGGCTGGACTGTGATCCAGGTCATGATGATGCAGTCGCTATATTAATGGCATGCAAATTACCCCAATTTAAATTGGTCGGTATATCTGCATCCTATGGTAACTCCACACCCTTAAACactttgaaaaatacaatttcTATTCTACAAAGCTTGAATGAAAAGATGTGCACCTATCAAGATATTACcagtaatgataataatacaacCAGTAATAGCGCAATCCCCATTTATAAAGGTGCACAAGAACCACTAGTGAAACAAGACACCGGTGATTATACTGATTTTGACTATGAAAAAGATTCATATACGGCTCCTGAAATACATGGTGATTCTGGGCTAGACGGCACCACATTATTACCCAAACCAGatgaaacttttttaaacaaattagTTCCTAGTACTAATTCAACCGCTAACTATTTCGATTTTATAAAAGGTTTAGAAAATGCATTGCTGCAGTATCCTAACGAATTAGTTTACGTATCCACCGCTTCCTTGACTTCTCTGGCTACATTCTGTTTAACAAAAccacatttaaaaaaaaattttaaatatatttcaGCTATGGGCGGATCCTTTTATAACATTGGCAACAGAAACCCTAAAAATACGGCTGaattcaatatatatattgatcCCCACGCTGCtaattgtatttttcaGGATCCTATATTGCAGggcaaaatatttttagctCCATTGAATTTGACACATAAAGCAATTGCTACTGAAGAAgtaatggaaaaaattaaagactACCACGGTACTACAGTAATCACTAGCAGTAAATCAAATTCCATGGTCAGGAAAATGTTTtatgaattatttttatttttcaaaacaacaTATAGTAAAGCACAAGGTGCTCAATTTATAAAGGGACCACCAGTGCACGACCCATTAACATTAATGCCATTATTGCAATTcataaataatgataaaaaagttgattttaaatacaAAGTTTTGgatatatttgttattgaagatgaaaaaaataaagattatGGAAGAACATTGGCTGTTAAAGAACACAAGTCTACAGAAATTACTAGTCTTGGCTCCAATATTTCTAAAGGGATTATAGTTGGTTTTGATATGAATATAGATTATTTTTGGGATAAAGTTCATGAATCATTAGAATTAGCATGA